GACGAAACGACCCTATCTATTGATTAACAAAAATTCTCGATGCTAGATCTACCGAAAACGGAAGTTGAAATGCAGCATTCTCAAGAATATGGCaacatatgcattttttaaatacagtCTTCGGAATGTAGAGTTTTAATGTAAAATAGTTTAAGCATTGTGATACTTTTAAAGCACACTTTTACATTTATATCATACTTAACAGAGAGCGTGCCGTTGTGTatgttaatttgtaaaattagcgATGTCTCGGTATGtgtttactttaaagttatacatGTGTCATACTGTGCATGGTGAGGTTCTATGTATATGTTTGCATATATTTGTGCACTTACCTACATGTCGAGTCACATCTCATATGATGCAATAACTTACGAtagtttttttatatagatttcgTTCTAAGATATTAACGTTATTTCAATGATTAAATAGTACTGTTAATCTTCATTGATATTATCATTTTAAAGCATTCACGATTATTTTTACagcagaataaaaaaaattaccacgAATCATGTGGACACCTGATATGTGCTAGtaacaaaatcattaaaaagaAAGATCAAAGGAAACACATAAGTATGTgttcatttataattaaattagcAAGTTAATGTAGAAAGTATATGTGTAAATTTCGTGCTATCTATTGTAAAATCTAATGGCGATAAATTACAGCTGCATATTTTATAGATGGAAGTGCTTAGTGTAAGTTTTTCTTATATACAATTCAGGAACATTTTAGTTTTGTCTCTCTACAAGTGTAAGGTCCAATAGTAtggtaatttattttatatacacatacattttgcAAACACACAATGCTTCGAGATCAACgtattaattaaatttgtaatttcgtgtaacaaacaatatttgaatttaattagcattttatttaaaaaaatcatatttttcattttttttcatcgAATTACAAATGTGTGCTTTATTAAATGTTCACTGGGCATATAGTAATACaacgtcgctgtcgttctcaaacctcgtagctccaaaattttcaaaatatttttatcgtcttttccgaatatatgaagtctggcgcgtgttttgtgctatatctcgtagctctacgccaatcagagcccttgaaaaagccacgtgacgaaatgttgtagaatgattgttggcttttttcctggcgaaaagtcgtagcgacgccatttcacatataggtacgtcgtttcgttttgacaaatttacaaaaacgtttttatatatttttttatttgcaactacgaggtttcctatcaggacgaattgtcgtacctcataaaaatgacaaaactgtggtgacaaaatatcgtagctaccatgtctgactgtcagtatgacttatcagtatgacttacgcgtctacggcttataccgtattttgcagcttcatttgtttggtattttttacagaatttcaatttatacaacatcgttataaaaaaatgagaaggttttttctctctcctgaaaagttggcattttgtagctacgaggtttgagaacgacagcgacgacaATTAGTGTATGGTTCGTCATTATGGCAgataaaaatatacacatatacatgtatatgtaccaaACTATGGACAAAGCACTCGTTAAAGTTAATAAATGCCGGTAATATATATTGTACAACAGGAGACGATAACTTTATACACACGATTACCAACGGGGGTATTTGGTTTTAAACTCGTAATATTTCTTATTCACAGCGAACACATAATCACGTTGTTTTTTTGTCGTAATGAAGGCAGTTCGACCGGCCGTGTATCTGTTTAAAGATATTAATGACACGAAGACTACAAGCACAATACTATTTTACATAAtctatattttatattgtgttgCGGCATCCATGAGCCGAAAGgcataattacaataaattaacataatttaagaaaaatgtaTCAACTTCACAGGTGCAgaaaatgccattatttaagccgttacagaattaaaaaaattacagAAACATAAAAATTTCGTTACCCGTACGATGAGACGCATTTCATGGCGATCTATAGTGTTACTCCTGTCCTTGTCATAAACGTCAAAGGCCCATTTCATCTTCTTTATTCTCATCTCTTGGTCCGCTTCCACAAGACATGCTTCCGTGACGCTCAGTCCGGTAACGAATTCCTCGAACTCCAAAAAGCCATTATGGTTGGTATCGAACGCATGGAAGATGTTTCTGGCAAGAGCAGAAATTTCGCTCTTTCCATGAAAAGCTTCAATGTAGACTTTAACAAAATCGTCTTCACTTAGCTTGCCTTTCCCCCCTGATTGCCGCTGGAAATCCTTGAATATTTGAATGGCGTCGTCGATTTCCAAGTTCGTACATTTTGAAATGATTTCGTTTAAGTATTTTCCCTTTGGTCGCGTACtggcattacccatatttaaaaccttaaacaaaaataatcaatATACAAAGTGTGTATTTCAATAACACAAGCGTTCAGCGTCCGAACATCTAACACTGCAGTCCTCTTTTGACGGATAGACTGATATCGCAAACACAATCCTCTTTAGCCATTCAGTTGTAAAAACCCACTGCTATTTAACTGTATTCCTCTGTCAAGTTTCAAGGATATGATGTAATAACTCTTTTACCTCCTGATCCTAAAATATCGGCGTTTCCTCTGTTAAGATTCTACATAATAGGCATGTTCACAATAGGCCTCACCCGCCCATTCAGACACATCAAAGCGAGGCAAAGTTTATATTTCGGTTTCCAGACCTGTAtttgtttcgaaaaataaaacgTCCAGTATCTAGTTAAATAAATATCACAAACTATTCGAAACTGTTAGAATTAGGAATGCCTTTACATAAATAATTTAGTGAACCGTTTCACTATATGCAAGCCTGCCTTCAGACGTTACAGGCAATGTTCGTGCTAATGTTTGAACcataatattaacccatttatgcctagtggactctcacatccttctaaattggatcaatttatttccaaaattagggatgtctagtttatttatttccatattgagaatatttcttacagcaattcctttaagcaaacagcgcagaccctgatgagacgccgcatgatgcggcgtctcatcagggtctacgccgtttgccaatgccttttttctagacgctaggcattaatgggtttaaGTTGTAATTTTCTGTACGTTCTACTCGATAAGCTCCGCAGTATTTTTTTGTGAAGAACATTTATATATTGTCAATATACAACACTgatatatgttttgttatatgtCATCATTctatattcttgatttttcttAAAATCTGATATCGCGAATTCCAAAAGTATATGCATCGCATGAATAATAACCGACAAGGAcaatcaatattatattaatgtaACTAAACAGTATTAATTGTGCTTACAGGTGATTGAGCTTCGATTGTATTCAATGAATGTTAC
This sequence is a window from Dreissena polymorpha isolate Duluth1 chromosome 16, UMN_Dpol_1.0, whole genome shotgun sequence. Protein-coding genes within it:
- the LOC127863037 gene encoding neurocalcin-delta B-like isoform X1, whose protein sequence is MGNASTRPKGKYLNEIISKCTNLEIDDAIQIFKDFQRQSGGKGKLSEDDFVKVYIEAFHGKSEISALARNIFHAFDTNHNGFLEFEEFVTGLSVTEACLVEADQEMRIKKMKWAFDVYDKDRSNTIDRHEMRLIVRAVADVVTVELFLGEETPDEFADRLFEEADENRDGKITFEEFQKAAEHNDTLVNMLLPAPV